A window of Phocoena phocoena chromosome 6, mPhoPho1.1, whole genome shotgun sequence contains these coding sequences:
- the SPATA31F3 gene encoding LOW QUALITY PROTEIN: protein SPATA31F3 (The sequence of the model RefSeq protein was modified relative to this genomic sequence to represent the inferred CDS: substituted 3 bases at 3 genomic stop codons): MLRPTFILWDVGYPLYTYGSIIIIALIIXQVRKNHQDLRLGPNRSCCWHHQRVKQRAKDKTSRARRLSREEAEKPWELLSVMRSQGWLPQEGSVRQILCTGPCCQTCNAVAVEIQQLLSGENTLTTTTSLGTSQGSSCLEVLSTSSLSFEQSQDSLHSKELSLPSATRIVSSLTSQKSLTQLVARSATKSTTKSASAVSIHEYWADDQQLRQECQGPEVPWDVGALSSSSLEEPRIPVNQQDKKKSNSECVPEKXEAAEAGLGNKMKHFTHWINPKVKGQGHKESILLSKDEKVAKTKTENVEKRPPPTKCPVRGAQSEKEEKGVAFFDALQCLDNEFQXHSLQSSQSWFLRLSCNSSKHCPQLTCATQPENPSHVSTLTSAEGTCLYKENTQSRKKEFIGSQTSASS; the protein is encoded by the exons ATGTTGAGGCCTACCTTTATTCTGTGGGATGTTGGATATCCTCTTTACACTTATGGTTCCATCATCATTATTGCATTAATTATTTAGCAAGTGAGAAAGAATCACCAAGATTTAAGATTGGGACCTAACAGGAGCTGCTGCTGG CATCACCAGAGAGTCAAACAAAGGGCTAAAGATAAAACTTCAAGAG CTAGGAGACTTTCCCGGGAAGAAGCTGAGAAGCCGTGGGAGCTGCTCTCTGTCATGAGAAG CCAGGGCTGGCTTCCTCAGGAGGGGAGCGTGCGGCAGATCCTGTGTACAGGTCCCTGCTGCCAAACCTGCAACGCTGTGGCTGTGGAGATTCAGCAATTGCTATCGGGTGAGAACACCCTGACCACCACTACTTCTTTGGGGACATCGCAGGGCTCCTCTTGCCTAGAGGTTTTGTCCACGTCCAGTCTCTCTTTTGAGCAGAGTCAGGATTCCCTGCACTCCAAAGAGCTTTCGCTTCCATCAGCAACCCGCATAGTGTCATCACTAACAAGTCAGAAATCCTTAACCCAGTTAGTTGCCAGGTCAGCCACTAAGTCAACCACCAAGTCTGCCAGTGCAGTCAGCATCCACGAATACTGGGCGGACGACCAGCAGCTAAGGCAGGAATGTCAAGGGCCAGAGGTACCCTGGGACGTGGGAGCTCTGTCTTCTTCAAGCCTTGAAGAGCCTAGGATTCCTGTGAACCAGCAAGACAAGAAGAAGAGCAACTCTGAATGTGTTCCAGAGAAATAAG AAGCTGCAGAAGCTGGACTGGGAAATAAGATGAAGCACTTTACACACTGGATTAACCCCAAGGTGAAAGGTCAAGGGCATAAGGAATCCATTCTCCTCTCTAAGGATGAGAAGGTAGCCAAAACCAAGACAGAAAATGTTGAGAAGAGACCACCTCCCACCAAATGCCCTGTGAGGGGAGCTCAGtctgagaaggaggagaaaggcgTGGCCTTCTTTGATGCCCTCCAGTGCCTAGACAATGAGTTCCAGTGACACTCCCTTCAGTCCAGCCAATCCTGGTTCCTGCGCCTTTCCTGCAACAGCTCCAAGCACTGTCCTCAGCTGACTTGTGCCACTCAGCCAGAAAATCCATCCCATGTCTCAACTCTCACCTCAGCAGAAGGTACTTGTCTATACAAGGAGAATACCCAGTCCAGGAAAAAGGAGTTCATAGGTTCCCAAACTTCTGCATCCTCCTGA